From the genome of Nicotiana tabacum cultivar K326 chromosome 2, ASM71507v2, whole genome shotgun sequence:
TGTGTTAAAAATGACcagtatttaataatttttaaaaatgataTATGTTGaccagaaaagaaaaaggaataaacGGCGTCCTATATAAGATATTACTAAACGTTAGCGCACAGTAGTGTAGCCATAAAAAATACAGCAGAAAAAAATGCAGAAAAAATTTAGTGTTGCCATTTTTTCGAAattattatttataataaaacaTTCTTTATGATAAAACCTTTAACTTCACATAATAGtattatctatctatatatatactatattaaaagcacaataACCCTTACTGAAATATCGTttgccttttttatcctttaaaaatagatttcacattggataaaatcgtaatttaattattctcctaaaatataggattttaaaatcaaataaaattatgattataaaatctttcattatttgaactatatagaaactcataattttttaaaactattgaaatttattataaataaaccaATTTGACTTTTCTAGATCCTTTTACCCATAAAAAAAAACACTCCAAAATTTAGAAGAAAGAAACTAATTTGAATTAAACTATAATTCCTTCAAGATGCGTAAGAAGGAAATTTTATCTACTTTTGcctttgaattgtgtttgtttcTGACTACCAAGTGGTAGCCAAGGGTCTCTAacaaattttattgttaatttgatttctttgaaatattttttttgaaaaaaaagtatcCTAAATGTAAATAAAAAAGGAAATTAACTTTTTAAGAAGGAACAAAGTTGTCTTTAAATATTTAGCAATTCCTAATTGAGTGTAATTACAATTTTATCTAATATGAATTATGAAATACACTTTAATTTACAACTTTGCTACTTGTCAAACAAAAACTTATGAATAgtttattttacctttttaattACTCCTAACATTTTGAATTTTACAaatgttatatttttatattgaatataatttatttctttttgtttttggaaacTGCCAAGTTCATTTAATTCAAAGTAAAAAACGGACCatcctttcttctttataaaatTATAGTTAATGTATCTTTGTCTCCAAAACCAAGAATATTATAACACACATAATCATTTATATATGAACATATCTTTTTGTAATGTTGATAGATCATATTATCCTTCAATGGTGTACTGTTTCTTCAAAATATTATAaatctaaaataataaaattatttaatattgaATAATAGATATAACTTTAGCATATTCATATTTCATAGTATAATTGCGATGATCCTCTTTATTGTTCATTTTCTTATAATCATATAAGCTTATTACATTTAGCTTAACCTTTTAAATAGTTTCCTATAAAGAACTTTAAAGGTTACATACTAACTTACATATTGTCGTGAGTAATGCTAATACAAATTAACATATTGTGCTTATTCTGAGCTTCTAAACTAAATAAAAGCCCATGTATCAAAATCCAAATATAAGGATTTTATGGAGTGACGTTCTTTTCTTATAGAAATAGTTAAACAAAATTGACATTCATATTTTAGGATCTTAGCTATTTTATCTAGTCTTTATTCTATAAATCAAGatatttttcataatatttaTGTGATATTTAAAAAGATTTTGATCGTAATATcgggtacacgcgcaacgcgtGTACCGTAAAACTAGTCATTTATATTAGTAAGAGGTAACTTAAATAAATTAGATGATATACATGTATTTTCAATATGTTACCTTTGATATTGTTGTAAAAAAGTATATATTTACTAATATGAAGATTTAAGTAAtttaattcaaagttctaaaatTTTTTTAGTGTTAAAGAATAGATAgtctttatttctttatttcttttatccaagttttttttgtatttttttttttgcaaactttaatattgtctaacttgaaataaaatcataaaattcaTTATTAAAATTTTGGGAACCTAAATTAAAGCTTTACTAGTCTCCTACTTGAGCCACATATCCATCCCGTGATATTCTAAATCAAATTTTTATAGAGTCTTAATTAAGATAAGACAACAATCAGTAAATATGTTATTTAGTTACCAAATGTGAATGAAAACTGGTTGAATAACACGTTCATAGGGCAATGATCTATAAATAATTATTGATAATTAATGAGGGCAGCTCCACGAAACTGATGGCTTAAAACTAAAAGATATTAAAAGACCCTGAAATTTCTTTCATAAAAATTCATACTAATATTGAGACAAAAAAAAAAGTGGCGAGAGAATAACGCATAATATGTGAGTTAGGCTCAAGTCATATGGTATTTTAAAAGTCAAATTTTATCCTATTAACTCATTCAATCATATATCTaccaaattttaaataaatattaaaatttaaaatattttatcaataattatataaatataaattacattgtagtagtactttatttttatatttttggggCCTTAAATATTTGTGGCataaaccctagagccgcccttgGTGAGGTTTGGAGCAAAAGCAAAAATGGGGAAGAAGAGAGAACGACTCACAAATCCAGAACCTTTTCTTGAAGATGATGATTCCAAATCCAAAGCCTCCTCTAAAAAACGCTCCAAAGCTCCTAAATCCCACCAGCAGCAACAACAGGCAatcaaactttttttttaattaagttaatttagaCGAAGTAGTTGGTGAACTGGTATTACGACATGTGCTGATTGGAAATTGTTGATTCTTTTTGTGTTGACAGGTTATATCGTCTAGCATGAGCTCAAAAATATTGAAGGAGGCATTACTTCAGCAGAAGGAGGTAGATGAAGAGGAGACTCGAGAGAGAAATCCTAACGCTCTAGTTTTCGATGAGGATGTTGTTGCAACTAAAGCTGTAGAGGAGGAAGACGATGACGACATTGATAATTTTGGTGGGTTCAACGAGACCCTAAGCCAATATGGTGATTTGGAGGTAACCCTTCTTAAAGTTTTTAGCTTAATGCTTGCTAACATGGTTGATAAATGTAGCAATTATCTTACGTATCGTGTTATTACAATGCCTATATGAACTtcaattattttttcttctatATCTGATTGCAAATGATTGTTTACATAATATTTGTATGAGATGAAGTTAAATGGAGTAACATggtcagtgaggattcatatagccgaccctaACTTGTGGTCAGAGAACATTCATACAGCagaccccaacttgtttggagTCTTATGTGACATTATGCTAGGATAGTTTGGGGATTCTGGGGTCGATTGGCAGCAGCTTTTTGGGTGGCTTTACTACTAAGGATAAAGCAATAGATAGCTACAAGTTACTCCTATGATGACTTCTCTTGGTTTTTTAAACTCATCTCTAGCGACAACAGGAGCATTTTATCTGTTTAATACAGTAAGTTGAATTTCAACTGATATCTACcaagaaaaatttcaaatttaaataaTAGTTAACTCGCTTCTTTTTCTTAGCTTCTCCTGGTATTAGTGTACAATCGTTAACGACCTTatgttttctattttctttttgtgttACAGGATCAAGTTAATGAAGAGGAGGTGAGGCTAGTTGAGGCTTTTCTGTCTGCAGATAATCGCCCCGAGCTCACATTGGCCGACATCATTATCGGAAAGCTCAAGGAAAAAGATGCACAAGTTTCTTCAGGTTTTATTCTCTTTCACTTTAGAACGGAAAATAACTATCGCCAATAGTTGACTTCTTTTGATTGTTCACGAGCAAGCCAAGCTTTAATTGCATTCATTATTATAAAAAAAGAAGCAATTTGATGCTGTCTTGATGATGATAACTGATATAGTTTGTCTGTAGAAGTGCAACCAATGCCCAAACTGGATGACTCGATCATTGAGTTGTACAAAGGGTATGTTTTATTTCATGGTCCTTATTTATCAGTTCTTTATATGCAAACTTAGCATTAATAACCTTGGCTGTCTGGCGGTGCTTGTTATGCAGTGTTGGCAAGCATCTTAGCAAATACACTTCAGGAAAGATGCCTAAAGCGTTCAAACACATTCCTTCGTTACAATATTGGGAAGACGTTCTATATTTAACAGAACCTGAGAAATGGTCACCAAATGCAATGTACCAAGCCACAAGAATATTTGCTTCAAATTTGGGTGTCAAGAAGGCAGAGCGCTTCTACAAGTTTGTCTTGCTACCACGAGTTAGAGATGATATTCGCAAGAATAAGAGATTGCATTTTGCTCTGTATCAGTCTCTGAAGAAATCTCTTTATAAGCCTGCTGCCTTCAATAAGGGAATCTTGTTTCCTTTATGTGAGGTATATAACCATTGTGAAAGAATTCTTTAAACCGATTGGAGAATTGCAATTATATCCAAAGTTTTCACTTTCTTCTGTAGAAAATAACATTGTTTTGATTAGCTATATTCTCTAGATTGTCTGTTGATTGTTTAAGGGACATGCTTTACAGTAAAGGTCGTGACACTGGGATATTGAAGAGTGGGTAATGGGTTCTCCGTTTATCTACTTCTCTACTTTACTAAAAACTTCGTGATATCTGATGATACATGCATGCTGAGAGTTTTGTTGTTTACCGGGAGTTACTTGAGAATTTGCCGTCCTTCTTCctatatagttttttttttgccATCAACAGAAGTTGTACACTTGAGGGTATATAGATTTATGCATTTTATATCAGCTTTCTGTGTAGTATACATTTATTTATCTGTCACTTCCGTGCCGTAGGCTTGTGAGTTCGGTTGCATTGTGAATTGTACACCTACGTCCTATCGTAAATCTGAATAACATTCTCCCTCTCTGTAAACTATATAAATTTAGTCTTCGCTAAATTGGTATTCACAATTTCCGTGTTTCTTATGCAATTTATCCATACGTGCTTCTTCATGAATGTTGAAAGTCCTGTCTGTGTTGAATTTGAATTCGAGCATTAAGCCTTAACATTTTCTCTTTATACTTCTGATTCCCCACATTGGTAGTCATTAATATTTTCCCATTAAATTTTTTAATCTCATTGCAAGTATATAAATGCCTAAGTTAACATCGTGCTCTGATCACAAATGTTGCTGGTTTACCTGGCAGATTGGTAATAGCATGTATAGTAGTCCCTTGTCTCATGGCCATCCTGTATTAAGATATGACTTGAGTGTCTGATTTTAAGATCAGTGTTCTCAGATACTCTGATGTGCTTTTCACATTGTCAGGACAAGTGCATTTAATATGGTTCTATCCTCTGTAGTATCTCTTTGTATATATCTGTATGATGCTTATCCTGTGCTTTCTGAAATGCCTATTT
Proteins encoded in this window:
- the LOC107799512 gene encoding bystin isoform X1, whose product is MGKKRERLTNPEPFLEDDDSKSKASSKKRSKAPKSHQQQQQVISSSMSSKILKEALLQQKEVDEEETRERNPNALVFDEDVVATKAVEEEDDDDIDNFGGFNETLSQYGDLEDQVNEEEVRLVEAFLSADNRPELTLADIIIGKLKEKDAQVSSEVQPMPKLDDSIIELYKGVGKHLSKYTSGKMPKAFKHIPSLQYWEDVLYLTEPEKWSPNAMYQATRIFASNLGVKKAERFYKFVLLPRVRDDIRKNKRLHFALYQSLKKSLYKPAAFNKGILFPLCESRTCTLREAVIFGSVIEKVSIPHLHASVALLKLAEMEYCGTTSYFIKLLIEKKYALPYRVLDAMVSHFMGFFDETRVMPVIWHLSLLVFVQRYKTELRKEDKANIRALVERQRHRLITPDILREIDKSRSRGEKEDGAMSIASPLSVINKAIEEDRFDIPDVPMEED
- the LOC107799512 gene encoding bystin isoform X2, encoding MGKKRERLTNPEPFLEDDDSKSKASSKKRSKAPKSHQQQQQVISSSMSSKILKEALLQQKEVDEEETRERNPNALVFDEDVVATKAVEEEDDDDIDNFGGFNETLSQYGDLEDQVNEEEVRLVEAFLSADNRPELTLADIIIGKLKEKDAQVSSVQPMPKLDDSIIELYKGVGKHLSKYTSGKMPKAFKHIPSLQYWEDVLYLTEPEKWSPNAMYQATRIFASNLGVKKAERFYKFVLLPRVRDDIRKNKRLHFALYQSLKKSLYKPAAFNKGILFPLCESRTCTLREAVIFGSVIEKVSIPHLHASVALLKLAEMEYCGTTSYFIKLLIEKKYALPYRVLDAMVSHFMGFFDETRVMPVIWHLSLLVFVQRYKTELRKEDKANIRALVERQRHRLITPDILREIDKSRSRGEKEDGAMSIASPLSVINKAIEEDRFDIPDVPMEED
- the LOC107799512 gene encoding bystin isoform X3 is translated as MGKKRERLTNPEPFLEDDDSKSKASSKKRSKAPKSHQQQQQVISSSMSSKILKEALLQQKEVDEEETRERNPNALVFDEDVVATKAVEEEDDDDIDNFGGFNETLSQYGDLEDQVNEEEVRLVEAFLSADNRPELTLADIIIGKLKEKDAQVSSEVQPMPKLDDSIIELYKGVGKHLSKYTSGKMPKAFKHIPSLQYWEDVLYLTEPEKWSPNAMYQATRIFASNLGVKKAERFYKFVLLPRVRDDIRKNKRLHFALYQSLKKSLYKPAAFNKGILFPLCESRTCTLREAVIFGSVIEKVSIPHLHASVALLKLAEMEYCGTTSYFIKLLIEKKYALPYRVLDAMVSHFMGFFDETRVMPVIWHLSLLVFVQRYKTELRKEDKANIRALVERQRHRLITPDILREIDKSRSRGEKEDGAMSIGPLSVINKAIEEDRFDIPDVPMEED